The stretch of DNA GAGCCAACGAATGTGGCATCTTGGAAGATCCATGGGAAGGGGCACCAGCCGATGCCTTTGATCGGACTAAAGCGTTAGCCGACACACCTGACAAGCCAACTGTTCTCGAAATTACGTTTGAAGCTGGGGTGCCAGTTGCCTTAGATGGCGAAAACTTGAACTTAGCTGATTTAATCGTTAAGTTGGATAAAATTGCGGGTGAACATGGGATTGGCCGAATCGATCATATCGAAAACCGGTTAGTCGGGATCAAATCACGTGAAGTTTATGAAGCACCTGCAGCGACTGTTTTATTAAAGGCGCACAAAGATTTGGAAGATTTGACTTTTGAACGTGAGTTAGCACATTTTAAACCAATCATTGAACAAAAGCTCGCCGATACCATTTATAATGGCCTTTGGTTCTCACCTTTGATGGATGCCATGATGGCCTTCTTAAAGGAGACGCAACAAGTTGTAAATGGCGTTGTTCGGGTTCAGTTATTCAAAGGTAACGTGATTACTGAAGGTCGGAAGTCACCAAATTCTTTATATGACAAGAATTTGGCAACTTACACAGCCGCTGACGAATTTGATCAACAAGCTGCTGTTGGTTTTATCAAGCTTTGGGGCCTACCAACGCAAGTTAATGCGCAAGTTCAAGCCAAGGCCCAAGCTGAAGCCAAAGCCACTAAGGAACATGCCTAATGAGTACCAAAAAGCTTTGGGGCGGCCGGTTCACTGAAACGGGCGCCAAGTATGTGGATGATTTTGGTGCTTCAATCGGGTTTGATCAGTTGTTGGCCGCAGAAGATATTACCGGGTCATTAGCACATGTTAAAATGCTCAAGAAAACGGGTATTTTGGACGCGGGCGATGTTGACCAAATTGTGGCCGGCCTAGAAAAACTCGCACAGAAATTGCAAAAAGGTGAACTTGAATTCTCGACGGTCAACGAAGACATTCATATGAACATTGAATCGTTATTGACAGCTGAGATTGGCCCCGTTGCGGGTAAATTGCATACGGCACGTTCACGTAATGACCAAGTTGCCACGGATTTTCATTTATACATGAAACATCAATTGCCAAAAATTTTGGATCGGTTGCATGACTTGGAAACCGTCCTCGTGGAAAAAGCGAGCGAGAACGTAGAAACGATTATGCCAGGTTACACACACTTGCAACACGCACAACCCATCTCATATGCGCATTATTTACTGGCTTATTATCAGATGTTCAAGCGGGACATGGAACGTTTTGAATTCAATATGCAGCATACTGATATTTCACCTTTGGGTGCGGCGGCCTTGGCAGGGACAACTTTCCCAATTGATCGGGAATATAGCGCGAAACTATTAGGGTTCAGTGCGGTTTATCATAACAGTTTGGACGCGGTTTCTGATCGAGATTTCGTTTTGGAATTTTTGAGTAATGCTTCAATTTTGATGATGCACCTCTCACGCTTCTGCGAAGAAATCGTTTCTTGGAGCAGTTATGAATTTAACTATTTGAGCTTGAGCGATCAGTTCTCAACCGGTAGTTCGATCATGCCACAAAAGAAGAACCCGGATATGGCTGAATTAATTCGGGGTAAATCTGGTCGGGTCTACGGCAACTTAATGGGGTTATTGACCGTTATGAAAGCTATTCCACTCGCGTATAACAAGGATCTGCAAGAAGATAAAGAGGGCGCCTTTGATACGGTCAACACGGTGTTGACGAGTTTACATGTGTTTACTGGCATGCTGGCGACCCTAACCGTTAATGAAGCCCGGATGGCACATGCTACCACCAACGATTTCTCAAATGCGACTGAGTTGGCAGATTATCTTGCTAACAAGGGGATTCCGTTCCGCCAAGCCCATGCGATTGTGGGCAAGCTGGTCTTGGATGGATTGAAAAAGAATCGACCGTTGCAGGATATTCCGTTAGCGGAATATAAGGAAATTTCACCATTAATTGATGAGGATGTCTATCATGATTTAGACGCCAAAGTTGCGGTTGAACGGCGACACTCCTTAGGCGGTACCGGTTTTGATCAAATTAAAGCAGAACTCAAGCGTGCCAATCAACAACTGGCAGCGTACCAATCGCCTGATCGCGATAATTAAAATTGTTTATCAATTTGACCATTGATAGCGAAAAGGTCTGGGAAGTTTTCCCAGGCCTTTTCATTTCGCTGAAAACAGTTGAAAACGATTGCAAGTGTGCGTGATTACCGGTATATTAAAAGCACTGAAGGAGTGATTTTTAATGCCAAAAATGTTAGTAACGACTACGGAACAAGTTCCGGGTCAAACTTATGAAATTATTGGAGAAGTTTTCGGTGTCACGACGCAATCAAAAAACGTTTTCCGTAATATTGGTGCTTCCATGAAAAATATTGTAGGTGGCGAAGTCAAAGATTATACGAAAATGCTGGATGAAGCACGGGAAGCCGCGGTAGACCGGCTACGGACCAACGCGGCAGCACTCGGTGCGGATGCCGTCGTGATGATGCGCTTTGACTCTGGTTCGATCGGCACGGATATCCAATCTGTTGCGGCCTATGGGACTGCGGTGAAGTTTAAAGAAGTTTAAGTCGGTTCATGGACTTCCAAAAAATTGGAAACTCTTTCATGAACTGGTATGATGGTACTAAAGAATATTGGAGATGTTATTTCGTATGTTTAATGATCATCGTTGGGGCTTTGATTGGACCGAGTTCATGACGGGTATCGTGTTCCTAATCGCGGCCTATTTTGTCATGAAACAACCTAAAGCCGCGTTACTTAGTTTAGTTTTCTTATTTGCGATTGCAGCCATTATTAGTGGGATTACTACGATTGGCGGTTATACTAAATTACGACGGGAGACCGGCCTCCGTGCCAATTTTGCACTCGTTTTTGCCGTCATTGATCTCTTAGTCGGGCTATTGTTCTTGTTCCATGCACCAACCGGTATCGTTGTTTTAGGTTATGTGTTTGCGTTCTGGTTCTTAATTGACTCAATTGAACGCTTAGTCGTCGTCTCGCATTTACGTGTGCTCGGGATGGGCTACTACATCTTGTCATTGATTTTAGATATTTTAAGTTTAGCCATTGGGATTATGTTGATCTTTAATCCACTTGTGGCGGCATTCTCATTTAATATCTTAGTCAGTGTTTACTTTGCCATTTTCGGGATTAACGCGATTTTAATTGCCTTTGCCCGGCGTAATTAGGCTTAAATGGTTAAGCGGTTAGGCCAAAAGGTGGTCTAACCGCTTTATTTTAAAGTCATTCCGGGGCTTAGTGTAGAAATGACACGCCCGGTATGATATACTACCACCAATATGGATTGAAGGGGTTTTGTTATGGCAGACTCATTACAATTAGTGATTGTCTCTGGAATGAGCGGTGCTGGTAAAACAGTGGCCGTCCAGAGTTTCGAAGATTTAGGTTATTTTTGTATTGATAATATGCCGCCAGCCTTATTGCCAAAATTTTCCGAGTTAGTCGAAGAATCTGGGAAAATCAAAAAGGTCGCGTTGGTGATTGATTTACGATCACGCGCGTTTTATGACGAAATTATTGATATGTTGGCAAATTTGGATAATACCGATTTTGTATCAACCAAGATTATCTTTTTAGACGCTTCTAATGAGGAATTAGTCTCACGTTATAAGGAAACGCGGCGGTCACATCCATTAGCAATGGAAGGCCGTATTATGGATGGGGTGCGCAAAGAGCGGTCGTTATTAGGACCATTGAAGGATCGGGCGTCATATATTATTGATACGACGACGCTCACGCCACGTGAATTGCGTGAATCAATCTTTGACAAGTTTGAAACGAGTGCGGATGAGACTTTTCACATTGAAGTCTTATCATTTGGGTTCAAGTATGGCTTGCCAATCGATGCCGATATCGTGATGGATGTCCGCTTCTTACCAAATCCATATTATTTACCAGAATTAAAAAATCAGACCGGTTTGGACAAGCCAGTCTATGATTACGTGATGCAACAACCTGCGACTGAAAAGTTTTATCAACAATTTTTAGGCATGCTAGAAAGTATCATGCCAGGCTATGAAGCCGAAGGGAAAACTAGTTTGACGATTGCGATTGGTTGTACTGGTGGGCAACACCGTTCTGTGGCGTTAGCGAAGCGCATTGGTGAAGCCTTGGGGAAAACGTATAAGGTGCACATCAGTCATCGTGATATCGGCAAACGGAAGGAAACCGTTAATCGCTCATGAGAAAATATACGTTTAAAACGCAACGGCCTAAGATTGTCGTGATCGGTGGGGGAACTGGTTTGCCAGTTGTCTTGAATGGGTTACGAAAACAAGCCGTTGATATTACCGCTGTTGTCACGGTGGCCGATGATGGGGGATCTTCCGGGATCATTCGGAATTATGTCAACGTTGTGCCACCTGGTGATATTCGGAATGTCATGGTAGCCTTATCGAATTTACCACACCTTTACAAAGACATTTTCCAATATCGTTTCCAAGGTGATGACCAATTTTTTGCGGGCCATGCGATTGGAAACTTGATTATTGCTGCTCTGACAGAAA from Lactiplantibacillus brownii encodes:
- a CDS encoding argininosuccinate synthase, which gives rise to MVKQNDKIILAYSGGLDTSVAISWLKDKGYDVVACCIDVGEGKDMAAIKNKALQLGAVSSYMIDAKQEFAEEYALIALQGHTLYEGEYPLVSALSRPLIAKKLVTLAKKEQAVAIAHGCTGKGNDQVRFEVAIHALAPDIKIEAPVRDWHWSREEEIDYAKKHNIPVPINLDSPYSIDENLWGRANECGILEDPWEGAPADAFDRTKALADTPDKPTVLEITFEAGVPVALDGENLNLADLIVKLDKIAGEHGIGRIDHIENRLVGIKSREVYEAPAATVLLKAHKDLEDLTFERELAHFKPIIEQKLADTIYNGLWFSPLMDAMMAFLKETQQVVNGVVRVQLFKGNVITEGRKSPNSLYDKNLATYTAADEFDQQAAVGFIKLWGLPTQVNAQVQAKAQAEAKATKEHA
- the argH gene encoding argininosuccinate lyase gives rise to the protein MSTKKLWGGRFTETGAKYVDDFGASIGFDQLLAAEDITGSLAHVKMLKKTGILDAGDVDQIVAGLEKLAQKLQKGELEFSTVNEDIHMNIESLLTAEIGPVAGKLHTARSRNDQVATDFHLYMKHQLPKILDRLHDLETVLVEKASENVETIMPGYTHLQHAQPISYAHYLLAYYQMFKRDMERFEFNMQHTDISPLGAAALAGTTFPIDREYSAKLLGFSAVYHNSLDAVSDRDFVLEFLSNASILMMHLSRFCEEIVSWSSYEFNYLSLSDQFSTGSSIMPQKKNPDMAELIRGKSGRVYGNLMGLLTVMKAIPLAYNKDLQEDKEGAFDTVNTVLTSLHVFTGMLATLTVNEARMAHATTNDFSNATELADYLANKGIPFRQAHAIVGKLVLDGLKKNRPLQDIPLAEYKEISPLIDEDVYHDLDAKVAVERRHSLGGTGFDQIKAELKRANQQLAAYQSPDRDN
- a CDS encoding heavy metal-binding domain-containing protein yields the protein MPKMLVTTTEQVPGQTYEIIGEVFGVTTQSKNVFRNIGASMKNIVGGEVKDYTKMLDEAREAAVDRLRTNAAALGADAVVMMRFDSGSIGTDIQSVAAYGTAVKFKEV
- a CDS encoding HdeD family acid-resistance protein → MFNDHRWGFDWTEFMTGIVFLIAAYFVMKQPKAALLSLVFLFAIAAIISGITTIGGYTKLRRETGLRANFALVFAVIDLLVGLLFLFHAPTGIVVLGYVFAFWFLIDSIERLVVVSHLRVLGMGYYILSLILDILSLAIGIMLIFNPLVAAFSFNILVSVYFAIFGINAILIAFARRN
- the rapZ gene encoding RNase adapter RapZ; protein product: MADSLQLVIVSGMSGAGKTVAVQSFEDLGYFCIDNMPPALLPKFSELVEESGKIKKVALVIDLRSRAFYDEIIDMLANLDNTDFVSTKIIFLDASNEELVSRYKETRRSHPLAMEGRIMDGVRKERSLLGPLKDRASYIIDTTTLTPRELRESIFDKFETSADETFHIEVLSFGFKYGLPIDADIVMDVRFLPNPYYLPELKNQTGLDKPVYDYVMQQPATEKFYQQFLGMLESIMPGYEAEGKTSLTIAIGCTGGQHRSVALAKRIGEALGKTYKVHISHRDIGKRKETVNRS